A genome region from Deinococcus depolymerans includes the following:
- a CDS encoding cell division protein FtsQ/DivIB, with protein sequence MTDGSGGAGRRNRRVTPDAPPQTPPVNLTFDPPGQDAPPAGDAPRTRRSLRLPRRRPAAPRSEPDSVDGAVRSDPLTVQSPAAAVADPGDQVTPEGPARRGRVRAWRGWRPLLAAALVAGAGVGAWFALPVRTVQIEGNARLSAARVQELAGLREGFGWLYYGAWRARGLLDSPWVASARVVRVFPDTVRVEVTERVPRVRLARPDGSVVAVAADGTVLPGAATGASLPLVSGWGPDRLPEVLRVLGALSRYNVQSVVFTPTGLSVKLPSGSVWSGDLQALLKYAGSISMYPNSDISIYPWGVSVQE encoded by the coding sequence GTGACGGACGGTTCAGGAGGTGCGGGCCGCCGCAACCGGCGGGTCACGCCGGACGCTCCGCCGCAGACCCCGCCGGTCAACCTGACCTTCGATCCGCCGGGTCAGGACGCGCCGCCGGCCGGGGACGCGCCGCGCACCCGCCGGAGTCTGCGACTTCCCCGTCGCCGTCCCGCCGCGCCCCGCTCGGAGCCGGACAGCGTGGACGGCGCGGTCCGGAGCGACCCGCTGACCGTGCAGTCTCCGGCCGCAGCCGTCGCGGACCCGGGCGATCAGGTCACGCCGGAGGGTCCGGCGCGGCGGGGGCGGGTCCGGGCGTGGCGGGGCTGGCGGCCGCTGCTGGCGGCGGCGCTGGTTGCCGGGGCCGGGGTGGGCGCGTGGTTCGCGCTGCCGGTCCGGACGGTGCAGATTGAGGGCAACGCGCGGCTTTCGGCGGCGCGGGTGCAGGAGCTCGCGGGGCTGCGTGAGGGATTCGGGTGGCTGTACTACGGTGCGTGGCGGGCGCGTGGGCTGCTGGACAGTCCGTGGGTGGCGTCGGCCCGCGTGGTGCGGGTGTTCCCGGACACCGTGCGGGTCGAGGTGACCGAGCGGGTGCCGCGCGTGCGCCTGGCGCGGCCCGACGGGTCGGTGGTGGCGGTGGCGGCGGACGGGACGGTGCTGCCCGGCGCGGCGACGGGCGCGTCCCTGCCGCTGGTGAGCGGGTGGGGTCCGGACCGGCTGCCGGAGGTGTTGCGCGTGCTGGGCGCGCTGTCCCGCTACAATGTGCAGTCGGTCGTGTTCACGCCGACCGGCCTGAGCGTGAAATTGCCTTCCGGGTCGGTCTGGAGTGGCGACCTGCAGGCCTTACTGAAGTATGCTGGGAGCATCAGCATGTATCCGAATAGCGACATTTCCATCTACCCCTGGGGGGTGAGCGTCCAGGAATGA
- a CDS encoding UDP-N-acetylmuramate dehydrogenase, which produces MSAAQLSRTGARVERLPLARFTTLGVGGESEVWFVSDHAQLAEAMEQPYRILGGGSNLVIADEGVPERVIRLSGPLAERDLEPDPHLSTTDEIVTGWVGGGVPLPGLIRQLQKLGLSGLEGTVGIPAQVGGAVWMNAGTRYGEMFDGLHTIEIVTPQETRQVTPADLQWGYRNSGIPRNHVVSRVRLRLRRSTPEAVLEKMDFADTARKGQPKMKTPGCAFKNPGGVSAGRLIDEAGLKGTRVGNALIAPEHANFIVNLGGATAADVHALLNVIRERVPVPMELEYELWPEQLPEPDRSAAPQDGPAL; this is translated from the coding sequence GTGAGCGCCGCGCAGCTCAGCCGCACGGGTGCGCGGGTGGAGCGGCTGCCGCTGGCACGCTTCACGACGCTGGGCGTGGGCGGCGAATCTGAGGTGTGGTTCGTGTCGGACCACGCGCAACTGGCCGAGGCGATGGAACAGCCGTACCGGATTCTGGGCGGCGGCAGCAACCTCGTGATTGCCGATGAGGGCGTGCCGGAACGCGTGATCCGCCTGAGCGGCCCGCTGGCCGAGCGGGACCTGGAACCGGACCCGCACCTGAGTACCACTGACGAGATCGTGACCGGCTGGGTGGGGGGCGGCGTACCGCTGCCCGGCCTGATCCGGCAGCTTCAGAAGCTGGGCCTGAGCGGCCTGGAGGGCACGGTCGGGATTCCCGCGCAGGTGGGCGGCGCGGTATGGATGAACGCCGGCACGCGCTACGGCGAGATGTTCGACGGCCTGCACACCATCGAGATCGTGACGCCGCAGGAGACGCGGCAGGTCACGCCCGCCGACCTCCAGTGGGGCTACCGGAACAGCGGCATTCCGCGCAACCACGTGGTGTCGCGCGTGCGGCTGCGGCTGCGGCGCAGCACGCCGGAAGCGGTGCTGGAGAAGATGGACTTCGCGGACACGGCCCGCAAGGGCCAGCCGAAGATGAAGACGCCGGGCTGCGCGTTCAAGAATCCGGGCGGCGTGAGCGCCGGGCGGCTGATCGACGAGGCGGGCCTGAAGGGCACGCGCGTCGGGAACGCGCTGATCGCGCCGGAGCACGCGAACTTCATCGTGAACCTGGGCGGCGCGACGGCCGCCGACGTGCACGCGCTGCTGAACGTGATCCGCGAGCGGGTGCCGGTGCCGATGGAACTGGAGTACGAACTGTGGCCCGAGCAGCTGCCCGAGCCGGACCGGTCCGCCGCTCCCCAGGACGGCCCGGCGCTGTGA
- the murC gene encoding UDP-N-acetylmuramate--L-alanine ligase produces the protein MGVGGIGMSAFARLLAAAGHRVSGCDESVTDLTAQLQAEGIPVATGHAAAHVQDAPFGAVDVLVASEAVPKSHPELAAARAAGVEVRPRMALLGELLRAGPSVGVIGTHGKTTTTSMIAVAMQGAGLDPSAFVGGIVPEFGSNARVGAGPFVAEVDESDRAFAELGCGTAVFTNAEDDHVGGNQATYWETVEEQHAGFARFVAQSGRVLLCADWPGLEELVTGAPERLSYGQAEGADYRAVNLRPDEDGTSFTVSFRGEELGEARVGLPGTHNVLNALAALAVTHLHGGEFARAALALGAFRGPGRRWQRIGELNGALIVDDYAHNATKVAAAVQAARQTGRRVRIVFQPHRFLRTQQSWPRLADALMDADEVLLMDIAAASEAPIEGIHATLISERMTENGHAGVTYLPDRAEILRVLRASATPGDIIVTMGAGDVWKLSRELAGGTA, from the coding sequence ATGGGGGTGGGCGGGATCGGCATGAGCGCCTTCGCGCGGCTGCTGGCGGCGGCCGGGCACCGCGTGAGCGGCTGCGACGAGTCCGTGACCGACCTGACCGCGCAGCTTCAGGCCGAGGGGATTCCCGTGGCGACCGGGCACGCCGCCGCGCACGTTCAGGACGCTCCTTTCGGTGCGGTGGACGTGCTGGTCGCTTCGGAAGCGGTTCCCAAATCGCATCCGGAACTGGCCGCGGCGCGGGCGGCGGGGGTGGAGGTCCGCCCGCGCATGGCGCTGCTCGGTGAACTGCTGCGCGCCGGCCCCAGCGTGGGCGTGATCGGCACGCACGGCAAGACCACCACCACCAGCATGATCGCCGTGGCGATGCAGGGCGCGGGGCTGGACCCGTCCGCGTTCGTGGGCGGGATCGTGCCGGAGTTCGGCAGCAACGCCCGCGTGGGTGCCGGGCCGTTCGTGGCCGAGGTGGACGAGTCCGACCGGGCCTTCGCGGAACTGGGCTGCGGGACGGCCGTGTTCACGAACGCCGAGGACGACCACGTGGGCGGCAATCAGGCCACGTACTGGGAGACGGTCGAGGAGCAGCACGCGGGCTTCGCGCGCTTCGTGGCGCAATCCGGACGGGTGCTGCTGTGCGCCGACTGGCCGGGCCTGGAGGAACTGGTGACGGGCGCCCCCGAACGCCTGAGTTACGGGCAGGCCGAGGGCGCCGATTACCGCGCCGTGAACCTGCGCCCGGACGAGGACGGCACGTCGTTCACGGTGTCGTTCCGGGGCGAGGAGCTGGGCGAGGCGCGCGTGGGCCTGCCCGGCACGCACAACGTGCTGAACGCCCTGGCGGCGCTGGCGGTCACGCACCTGCACGGCGGGGAGTTCGCGCGGGCGGCCCTGGCACTGGGAGCGTTCCGGGGGCCGGGGCGGCGCTGGCAGCGGATCGGGGAACTGAACGGCGCGCTGATCGTGGACGATTACGCGCACAACGCCACGAAGGTCGCAGCGGCCGTGCAGGCGGCCCGGCAGACCGGGCGGCGCGTGCGGATCGTGTTCCAGCCGCACCGCTTCCTGCGCACGCAGCAGTCCTGGCCCCGGCTGGCGGACGCGCTGATGGACGCCGACGAGGTGCTGCTGATGGACATCGCGGCGGCCAGCGAGGCACCCATCGAGGGCATTCACGCGACCCTGATCTCGGAGCGCATGACGGAAAACGGGCACGCGGGCGTCACGTACCTCCCGGACCGCGCGGAGATCCTGCGGGTCCTGCGGGCCTCGGCCACGCCGGGCGACATCATCGTGACGATGGGCGCCGGGGACGTCTGGAAACTCTCGCGGGAACTGGCCGGGGGAACGGCGTGA
- the murG gene encoding undecaprenyldiphospho-muramoylpentapeptide beta-N-acetylglucosaminyltransferase: MSLVVMATGGTGGHIYPAVATARELMARGHETLLLGQRGGMEERVAAEQGLAFHGVDAGKLARSGQGRPDPRELLRAGQGVAQARSFLARTRPGAVVGYGGFASLPGVLAAQSLGLPTVLHEQNARLGLTQRLAVRGARAVGTAYERVIGLDPRRASLVGMPVRETRMPRAEALERLGLQDGPLTIFVMGGSQGSLFLNNAVPDTLRHLFGGEGLLAPQVGAGGLSVNLDFTGVRAEGGVQVLHSTGPRWLADVARSVKDLEWYEAVGFVDAVAAWSVADLAITRAGTSTLAEAAFHGVPLIMVPLPESAENHQYHNAVAVQQAGAGRVVEQKDVSGRLGQVVLECAAAGPRASMREAALGRSQVGAAGRFADLIERHLR; the protein is encoded by the coding sequence ATGAGTCTGGTTGTGATGGCGACAGGGGGCACGGGTGGGCATATCTACCCGGCGGTGGCGACGGCGCGTGAGTTGATGGCGCGGGGGCACGAGACGCTGCTGCTGGGGCAGCGGGGCGGCATGGAGGAGCGCGTGGCGGCCGAGCAGGGCCTCGCGTTTCACGGGGTGGACGCCGGGAAACTGGCGCGCAGCGGGCAGGGACGCCCGGACCCGCGCGAGTTGCTGCGGGCCGGGCAGGGCGTGGCGCAGGCACGGTCGTTCCTGGCGCGCACCCGGCCCGGCGCGGTCGTCGGGTACGGGGGCTTCGCGAGCCTGCCGGGCGTGCTGGCCGCGCAGAGCCTGGGCCTGCCGACGGTGCTGCACGAGCAGAATGCGCGGCTGGGCCTGACGCAGCGGCTGGCGGTGCGGGGCGCGCGGGCGGTCGGCACGGCATACGAGCGGGTGATCGGCCTGGACCCGAGGCGGGCGTCGCTGGTGGGCATGCCGGTCCGTGAGACGCGGATGCCGCGTGCCGAGGCGCTGGAGCGGCTGGGCTTGCAGGACGGCCCGCTGACGATCTTCGTGATGGGCGGGTCGCAGGGGTCACTGTTCCTGAACAACGCCGTGCCGGACACGCTGCGTCACCTGTTCGGCGGGGAGGGACTGCTGGCCCCGCAGGTGGGCGCGGGTGGCCTGAGCGTGAACCTGGATTTCACGGGTGTGCGGGCGGAAGGGGGCGTGCAGGTGCTGCACTCGACCGGGCCGCGCTGGCTGGCGGACGTGGCGCGCAGCGTGAAGGACCTCGAGTGGTACGAGGCGGTGGGCTTCGTGGACGCGGTCGCGGCGTGGTCGGTGGCGGACCTGGCGATCACGCGGGCCGGGACGAGCACCCTGGCGGAGGCGGCCTTTCACGGCGTGCCGCTGATCATGGTGCCGCTGCCCGAGTCGGCGGAGAACCACCAGTATCACAACGCGGTAGCGGTGCAGCAGGCGGGCGCGGGACGCGTGGTGGAGCAGAAGGACGTGTCCGGAAGGCTGGGGCAGGTGGTGTTAGAGTGTGCGGCAGCGGGTCCGCGCGCCTCGATGCGGGAGGCGGCGCTCGGGCGTTCCCAGGTGGGCGCGGCGGGGCGTTTCGCGGACCTGATCGAGCGGCACCTGCGTTAG
- a CDS encoding AIM24 family protein encodes MTNMHPGSDGTYSLRDFLAQTAERDNPGDVFELESSKMLEVKVNGRIWSKLGAMVAYKGNLTFKREGTLEGGLMKALKRAVSQEMSPLAKIEGRGVAYLADQGKEVQILRLAGDSLNVNGNDLLAFEDSVQYDITMQRRIAGMAAGGLFSVKVQGHGLVAILSHGKPLTLRVTPNEPVFTDPNATIAWSGNLQPQLRMDASLRSMIGRGGGETYQMVFQGDGFVVVQPYEEFEHGGGGDSGGVGKSLGDLFD; translated from the coding sequence ATGACCAACATGCATCCCGGCAGTGACGGCACGTACAGCCTCCGCGACTTCCTGGCGCAGACCGCCGAGCGGGACAATCCCGGCGACGTGTTCGAGCTGGAAAGCAGCAAGATGCTGGAAGTGAAGGTGAACGGCCGCATCTGGAGCAAGCTGGGCGCCATGGTCGCCTACAAGGGCAACCTGACCTTCAAACGCGAGGGCACCCTGGAAGGCGGCCTGATGAAGGCCCTGAAACGCGCCGTGTCGCAGGAGATGAGCCCCCTGGCGAAGATCGAGGGGCGCGGCGTGGCGTACCTGGCCGACCAGGGCAAGGAGGTGCAGATCCTGCGGCTGGCGGGCGACAGCCTGAACGTGAACGGCAACGACCTGCTGGCCTTCGAGGACAGCGTGCAGTACGACATCACCATGCAGCGCCGCATTGCGGGCATGGCGGCCGGGGGGCTGTTCAGCGTGAAGGTGCAGGGACACGGGCTGGTCGCGATCCTGAGCCACGGCAAGCCGCTGACGCTGCGGGTCACGCCGAACGAACCGGTCTTCACGGACCCGAACGCCACCATCGCCTGGAGTGGGAACCTGCAACCGCAGCTGCGGATGGACGCCAGCCTGCGCTCCATGATCGGCCGGGGCGGCGGCGAGACGTACCAGATGGTCTTCCAGGGCGACGGGTTCGTGGTCGTGCAGCCCTACGAGGAATTCGAGCACGGCGGGGGCGGCGACAGCGGCGGCGTCGGCAAGAGCCTGGGCGACCTGTTCGACTGA
- a CDS encoding pyridoxal phosphate-dependent aminotransferase, giving the protein MSGPFQLSDRALSLKPSSTVAVTSRALELRRQGVDVISMSVGEPDFDTPDHVKAAAMAAIESGKTKYTAVSGIPELREAISAKFARENGLSYAPDCVTVTSGGKQALFNAFMALLNPGDEVLIPAPYWVSYPEMVALAGAVPVAVPTTPESGFQLDPQALEARVTPRTRMIVLNSPGNPTGAVFTPEVLQAVAGVAQRHGLIIVTDEMYEHLVYDARQVSIGLYAPEHTLTINGASKAYAMTGWRIGYAGGPRGVIAAMNALQSQSTSNASSVSQYAALAALEGHEATARFIDMARGAYRERRDVIVAGLNALGLPTPTPQGAFYVMANTDRIHTDELEAARRILDDARVAVVPGTDFGAPGQVRLSYATDLNTIHEVLRRIGTLLT; this is encoded by the coding sequence ATGAGTGGCCCTTTCCAGCTGTCCGACCGTGCCCTGAGCCTGAAGCCGTCCTCGACGGTCGCCGTGACGAGCCGCGCACTGGAACTGCGGCGTCAGGGCGTGGACGTGATCAGCATGAGCGTGGGCGAACCGGATTTCGACACGCCGGACCACGTGAAGGCAGCGGCCATGGCCGCCATCGAGAGCGGCAAGACGAAGTACACGGCGGTCAGCGGCATCCCGGAACTGCGCGAGGCGATCAGCGCAAAATTTGCGCGCGAGAACGGCCTGAGCTACGCGCCGGACTGCGTGACGGTCACGAGCGGCGGCAAGCAGGCGCTGTTCAATGCATTCATGGCCCTGCTGAATCCGGGTGACGAGGTGCTGATCCCCGCGCCGTACTGGGTGAGTTACCCGGAGATGGTGGCGCTGGCGGGCGCGGTGCCGGTGGCGGTGCCGACCACGCCGGAATCGGGCTTCCAGCTGGACCCGCAGGCGCTGGAGGCGCGCGTGACGCCCCGGACCCGCATGATCGTGCTGAACAGCCCCGGGAACCCCACGGGCGCGGTGTTCACGCCGGAGGTGCTGCAGGCGGTGGCGGGCGTGGCGCAGCGGCACGGGCTGATCATCGTGACGGACGAGATGTACGAGCATCTGGTGTACGACGCCCGGCAGGTCAGCATTGGCCTGTACGCGCCGGAGCACACGCTGACGATCAACGGGGCCAGCAAGGCGTACGCCATGACCGGGTGGCGCATCGGGTACGCGGGCGGGCCCAGGGGCGTGATCGCCGCCATGAACGCCCTGCAGTCCCAGAGCACCAGCAACGCCAGCAGCGTCTCGCAGTACGCGGCGCTGGCCGCCCTGGAGGGGCACGAGGCGACGGCGCGTTTCATCGACATGGCGCGCGGGGCGTACCGCGAGCGGCGCGACGTGATCGTCGCCGGCCTGAATGCCCTGGGGCTGCCCACGCCCACCCCGCAGGGCGCGTTCTACGTGATGGCGAACACGGACCGCATCCACACCGACGAACTGGAGGCCGCGCGCCGCATTCTGGACGACGCGCGGGTGGCGGTCGTGCCGGGCACGGATTTCGGCGCGCCGGGACAGGTGCGCCTGAGTTACGCGACCGACCTGAACACCATCCACGAGGTGCTGCGCCGCATCGGCACGCTGCTGACCTGA
- a CDS encoding response regulator: MRLVIADDHPLFRMGLKYALIHQGFDVVAEASDGLAALEACRALQPDAALLDVKMPGMTGIEVCERLRQSNPRLVSVLITTFAEPAIVQAARAAGARGYVSKETDPESLARQLRDIVANPDVDRLPHVDVPRLTPRESEVLPLLAQGYSNKEIAKNLGVSPDTVKDHLARLYAKLDAGDRTEAVSRARSIGLLH; encoded by the coding sequence ATGAGACTCGTGATCGCCGACGACCACCCCCTGTTCCGCATGGGCCTGAAATACGCACTCATTCACCAGGGCTTCGACGTGGTGGCCGAGGCCAGCGACGGACTGGCCGCACTGGAAGCCTGCCGCGCCCTGCAACCCGACGCCGCGCTGCTGGACGTCAAGATGCCCGGCATGACCGGCATCGAGGTCTGCGAACGCCTGCGCCAGAGCAACCCCCGGCTGGTCAGCGTGCTGATCACCACCTTCGCCGAGCCCGCCATCGTGCAGGCCGCCCGGGCCGCCGGGGCGCGCGGGTACGTCAGCAAGGAAACCGACCCGGAAAGCCTGGCGCGGCAACTGCGGGACATCGTGGCGAACCCCGACGTGGACCGCCTGCCGCACGTGGACGTGCCCCGCCTGACGCCCCGCGAATCCGAGGTGCTGCCTCTGCTGGCGCAGGGCTACAGCAACAAGGAGATCGCCAAGAACCTGGGCGTCAGCCCGGACACCGTCAAGGACCACCTGGCACGCCTGTACGCCAAGCTGGACGCCGGGGACCGCACCGAGGCCGTCAGCCGCGCCCGCTCCATCGGCCTGCTGCACTGA
- a CDS encoding HAMP domain-containing sensor histidine kinase, translated as MSHAAPASHTPAARRGALGRSTLRAQFTLVIFMLAFLPNVVLTITARPSVPPGTLLAWMLVVGTLCALVGYVLSGTLLRSVSRLQSEVERGDFTQPHPDDPNEILALRGAFSGLLARLGTEQGRRNAFMATLVHDLKTPLIATGHLTRALTTLPLPEEERRAVGDQIQAETTRLLALVQQMADAHRFEQEDVTVQLVPTNLRALLDGVATRLAPQATRTTLSVEGYGHASVDPTVLDRAVTNLTVNALRYAHTHVQLNVTARGIEVTDDGPGLPAPLDTLAQPFNAQPTTIAGQQYTAGTAGLGLFIVRRIAEAHGGTLHYDRAPPGPPLPAPASPAPTPVLTRFTLELPEVTP; from the coding sequence ATGAGCCACGCCGCGCCCGCCTCCCACACCCCCGCCGCCCGGCGCGGGGCACTGGGACGCAGCACGCTGCGCGCGCAGTTCACGCTGGTGATCTTCATGCTCGCCTTCCTGCCGAACGTGGTCCTCACCATCACCGCCCGGCCCAGCGTCCCCCCCGGCACCCTGCTTGCCTGGATGCTGGTCGTGGGCACCCTGTGCGCCCTGGTCGGCTACGTCCTGAGCGGCACCCTGCTGCGCTCCGTCAGCCGCCTGCAGAGCGAGGTCGAACGCGGCGACTTCACGCAGCCGCACCCGGACGACCCCAACGAGATCCTGGCGCTGCGCGGCGCCTTCAGCGGCCTGCTGGCACGCCTCGGCACCGAACAGGGCCGCCGCAACGCCTTCATGGCCACGCTCGTCCACGACCTGAAAACGCCCCTGATCGCCACCGGGCATCTCACCCGCGCCCTGACCACCCTGCCGCTCCCCGAGGAGGAACGCCGCGCCGTGGGCGACCAGATCCAGGCGGAAACCACCCGGCTGCTCGCCCTGGTTCAGCAGATGGCCGACGCACACCGCTTCGAGCAGGAAGACGTGACCGTGCAACTCGTTCCCACCAACCTGCGCGCCCTGCTCGACGGCGTCGCCACGCGCCTGGCACCGCAGGCCACCCGGACCACCCTGAGCGTCGAGGGGTACGGACACGCCAGCGTGGACCCGACCGTCCTGGACCGCGCCGTCACCAACCTGACCGTCAACGCCCTGCGTTACGCCCACACCCACGTCCAGCTGAACGTCACCGCGCGCGGCATCGAGGTCACCGACGACGGCCCCGGCCTGCCCGCCCCGCTCGACACGCTCGCCCAGCCCTTCAACGCCCAGCCCACCACCATCGCCGGACAGCAGTACACCGCCGGGACCGCCGGACTGGGCCTGTTCATCGTGCGGCGCATCGCCGAGGCGCACGGCGGCACCCTCCACTACGACCGCGCTCCACCCGGCCCTCCACTCCCGGCGCCTGCGTCCCCTGCACCCACTCCCGTCCTGACCCGCTTCACCCTCGAACTCCCGGAGGTAACACCATGA
- a CDS encoding YbjN domain-containing protein encodes MTMETALLTLDTLAKYLKEKEVQLDMEENNGQRFIRMGWRFEMGDAAVLVSVNDGPNNTSRLEVTCVTQKQYNDRRNEVVNMLNDRNRERAFARSIDADGNVWLEYVGFYPTLAEMPQETFDTLFGGVLMHFQDDYATLEGYVPQGGPQLQQPQA; translated from the coding sequence ATGACGATGGAAACGGCCCTGCTGACCCTGGATACCCTTGCGAAGTACCTCAAGGAGAAGGAAGTTCAGCTGGACATGGAAGAGAACAACGGTCAGCGGTTCATCCGCATGGGCTGGCGTTTCGAGATGGGCGACGCGGCCGTGCTGGTCAGCGTGAACGACGGCCCGAACAACACCAGCCGCCTGGAAGTCACCTGCGTGACCCAGAAGCAGTACAACGACCGCCGCAACGAGGTCGTGAACATGCTGAACGACCGTAACCGTGAGCGTGCCTTCGCGCGTTCCATCGACGCGGACGGCAACGTATGGCTGGAGTACGTGGGCTTCTACCCCACCCTGGCCGAGATGCCCCAGGAGACCTTCGACACGCTGTTCGGCGGCGTGCTGATGCACTTCCAGGATGACTACGCCACCCTGGAAGGCTACGTGCCGCAGGGCGGCCCGCAGCTGCAGCAGCCCCAGGCCTGA
- a CDS encoding septal ring lytic transglycosylase RlpA family protein, producing MRAVGRAALIVCAALLGAGSWSAQAGSYRVQAGDTLWEIARAHGVSVEALLDLNGRQGAVIRPGEVLSVPDGRVAAQARPVATIRATGTGAVGPGEVFQQGQAVYYGGRRDTRTAMTAAHLTLPFGTWVRVTHARTGRSVDVLINDRGPFGLASRVIDLSNEAAAALGILSEGVAPVTLSVLSRP from the coding sequence GTGAGGGCGGTGGGCCGGGCGGCGCTGATCGTGTGCGCCGCGTTGCTGGGAGCCGGGTCGTGGTCCGCGCAGGCCGGCTCTTACCGCGTGCAGGCGGGCGACACCCTCTGGGAGATCGCGCGGGCGCACGGCGTGAGCGTGGAGGCGCTGCTGGACCTGAACGGCCGGCAGGGGGCGGTGATCCGGCCGGGCGAGGTGCTGAGCGTGCCGGACGGCCGCGTGGCGGCGCAGGCGAGACCGGTGGCGACCATCCGGGCCACCGGGACGGGCGCGGTCGGGCCGGGCGAGGTGTTCCAGCAGGGGCAGGCGGTGTACTACGGGGGCCGGCGGGACACGCGAACGGCGATGACGGCCGCGCACCTGACCCTGCCGTTCGGGACGTGGGTGCGGGTCACGCACGCCCGCACGGGCCGCAGCGTGGACGTGCTGATCAATGACCGGGGGCCGTTCGGTCTGGCGTCGCGGGTGATCGACCTGTCGAACGAGGCGGCGGCGGCCCTCGGCATTCTGAGTGAGGGCGTGGCGCCCGTCACCCTGAGCGTCCTGAGCCGACCCTGA
- a CDS encoding Xaa-Pro peptidase family protein — MTQLEQLRASMRRAGVDALWISEAANVRYVSGFTGGKDGKVLITPQGETLYTDARYAVQAQEESRLPFFIARPPATLEHAAPALRDLRVGFEAESLSVADLEQLRACWAGATLVSTAGLLADLRTVKTPDEVRAVREAQALADRVFTQVRPMIRAGVRELDVAVEIETLLRRAGAESAFDIIVASGPRGAMPHGVASGRVIGDGELVTVDMGARLNGYNSDMTRTVAVGTPSDEMRRVYRAVLEAEQAAVAAVRPGVSGAELDALARGILTGHGLGEAFAHSLGHGVGLMVHEGPSLRGASEDILRPGMIVTVEPGAYLPGVGGVRIEDLVLVTDDGHEVLSSSEREVL, encoded by the coding sequence ATGACTCAGCTTGAGCAGTTGCGGGCCTCGATGCGCCGCGCCGGAGTGGACGCCCTGTGGATCAGCGAGGCGGCGAACGTGCGCTACGTGAGCGGCTTCACCGGAGGCAAGGACGGCAAGGTGCTCATCACGCCACAGGGCGAGACGCTGTACACCGACGCGCGCTACGCGGTGCAGGCGCAGGAGGAGTCCCGCCTGCCGTTCTTCATCGCGCGCCCCCCCGCCACCCTGGAGCACGCCGCGCCGGCCCTGCGGGACCTGCGCGTGGGCTTCGAGGCCGAGAGCCTGAGCGTGGCGGACCTGGAGCAGCTGCGCGCCTGCTGGGCCGGCGCGACCCTGGTGAGCACGGCGGGCCTGCTGGCCGACCTGCGCACGGTGAAGACGCCGGACGAGGTGCGGGCCGTGCGGGAAGCGCAGGCGCTGGCGGACCGGGTGTTCACGCAGGTGCGTCCCATGATCCGTGCGGGCGTGCGGGAACTGGACGTGGCCGTCGAGATCGAGACGCTGCTGCGCCGCGCCGGGGCCGAGAGTGCCTTCGACATCATCGTGGCGAGCGGGCCGCGCGGGGCGATGCCGCACGGCGTCGCGTCCGGGCGGGTGATCGGGGACGGCGAGCTGGTCACGGTGGACATGGGGGCGCGCCTGAACGGGTACAACAGCGACATGACCCGCACGGTCGCGGTGGGCACGCCCAGCGACGAGATGCGCCGCGTGTACCGCGCGGTGCTGGAAGCCGAGCAGGCGGCCGTGGCGGCCGTGCGGCCCGGCGTGAGCGGCGCGGAACTCGACGCCCTGGCGCGCGGCATCCTGACCGGGCACGGGCTGGGCGAGGCGTTCGCACACTCGCTGGGGCACGGCGTGGGCCTGATGGTGCATGAGGGTCCCAGCCTGCGCGGGGCCAGCGAGGACATCCTGCGGCCCGGCATGATCGTGACCGTCGAGCCCGGCGCGTACCTGCCGGGCGTGGGTGGCGTGCGCATCGAGGACCTCGTGCTGGTGACGGACGACGGGCACGAGGTTCTGAGTTCCAGCGAGCGGGAGGTCCTGTGA